The genome window GGGCACATGTCTTTTCTCTGCTAATGGATGGAGTGTGGGAAAGCTCTGGAGGGCAGAGCTGAATGTGAATGACGAGCTGAATGTGAATGACATCCACTCCACCAGCAGCAAAGTTATTCTCCAAAGGGATTTGGCACACTTAATGAAATAATGAGGCTACCCCCCAGGAAACACACATGTATGGAGCTGAAATTTACCAGATGATGATCAGTTATGAGACATGATTATGATTAGAAATTCAAAATGGCTGGAGGAAAAACATACTAAATTCCAAGTCACACTTTTGACACATTACAGATTTATCTCTATAATTTCAAATTTTACAATCTGTCATTGCCAGCCAATGGGATCGTTTCCCTCCAGATGGTTGGTGATGTCAGCCTCTGTTTCTATAACAACCCACAGCCAGCATCTGTCACTGAAGTCCCTTTGTTGTTCATTGACCACAGCTCAGGGAGTCAGTGTGGGAAACTGAGCTCAGTTTGTTACTCACACTGACTATAAGGCACGTGTCAGAAGACTCTGTTGCATCTGGACAGCAGCATGATTATTGTcttaagattattttaaatgGCATGTATGGGCATcacactattttctgatatctTATActattgtttttgttaaatggtGCATTATTGAtgcaacaaaattaaaaatagaaaagactAAGTATATGTGTATAAAACGAAATATTGAACTAAACTATAAATTCAAAATTAAAGATATTTCACCCTCTACACTACAGGTTTCAGCTCAGTGGAACTGCTTGAcaagaaaatgtatttagaaataaaagtgTATTTTGTTTCTCCCCCACGTGTGTGATGAGATGATCAGCGTGTGCTCAGTCAAAGTCATTGATTCCAGCATCAGGCAGCAGATCTGCTCTCTCTACAGGGTCACCACTTTCCCAGATTCACACAGAgctctctgagtctctctccatcaccccCCCAGTCCTCCACCTGTTCCCCTGAGATCTAACTATTATCCCCAGGGCAATGTAACACCATTCAGCATGTTGCCGCTCCACATGTCCTGCTGTCTTACCGAGCTCTCTGATCGGCTGAGAGTGTGAGAAACTTCAGCCAGACCAAGACCCACACATTCATATGGAGATGTGGGACTATAAATAGGAGGGATGAAGCCAGCAGAGATCAGACTCTCTCTACAGAGACCTCTACAGCACACACATCCAGACATGGCACCTACAATCACTGCAGCAATGACCAACTCTCAGGAGCATCTGACTCACAAGGTAAATTGGAGACTCAACAAGACTTAATCTTCATTCAtgagaagttgtttttgttcatgttaacaCTTTAACTCCAGAATAAGTTGATTAATGACTTTGTTCTTctttctgcagctcagaaagCCTCTGGTGGAGAAGTTACGCAGAGAGCGAATCAACAGCAGCATTGAGCAGCTCAAGTCTCTCCTGGGTCCAGAGTTCCTCAAACAGCAGCCAGATTCCAAGCTGGAGAAAGCAGACATCCTGGAGATGACAGTTTGCTTCctgacacagctgcagcagcagagtcaacAGCAGAGAAGACTGCTGAACCACTTCAACAGGCTGCAGTCCTCCTCTGATAAGAacctgagagaggctgacttctctcctctgagctcCTCAGTCCAGACCAGCATCACCAAAGACAAGAGTCCAGTCAACAGCACCCTCTGGAGGCCATGGTAGACACCTACAGACTGGAGTCACTACCAGACAAACTGAGATGACCATGTTGGTCAAAGATTACTGAACTGAATTCTATGAAATTGAAGGACTTGTTCTTCTGTATAAACAGAaggttgtattttctgtgtttttcctgaggaAATGACACAACACTATCTTTCAagtt of Lates calcarifer isolate ASB-BC8 linkage group LG12, TLL_Latcal_v3, whole genome shotgun sequence contains these proteins:
- the LOC108885454 gene encoding transcription factor HES-5, which codes for MKPAEIRLSLQRPLQHTHPDMAPTITAAMTNSQEHLTHKLRKPLVEKLRRERINSSIEQLKSLLGPEFLKQQPDSKLEKADILEMTVCFLTQLQQQSQQQRRLLNHFNRLQSSSDKNLREADFSPLSSSVQTSITKDKSPVNSTLWRPW